In a genomic window of Desulfomonilia bacterium:
- the dprA gene encoding DNA-processing protein DprA: protein MANRIHEDLIALNLIQGIGPASISRLVERFGSAEKVLSLKAGDIRSIDFLKKTQIEAIIKGPESSSVKAAIKTLRDANAYTVCLNDPEYPSLLKQISDPPVLLYIIGDINSVEPAAAIVGTRAPSHYGREISFSLARDLSLRGISVVSGLARGIDTQAHLGALEGISGTVAVLGSGLDKIYPPENRSLAERISASGAIITEFIPGTEPRPENFPRRNRIISGLSNCVIVVEATLNSGAMITARLAAEQGRTCMAVPGAVTNIRSKGPHSLIRQGAVLVESAEDIVAEIAPHLKAILKNNENEPENQLLEFLSARPMSIDEVASELKADVSDVLRDLTMLELGGFISRIDGGRYSIRRKNG from the coding sequence ATGGCAAACCGAATCCATGAAGACCTGATAGCCCTTAACCTTATTCAGGGCATAGGACCTGCAAGTATTTCAAGGCTTGTGGAACGTTTCGGTTCTGCCGAAAAAGTACTCAGCCTTAAGGCAGGTGATATCAGGTCGATTGATTTTTTAAAAAAAACCCAGATAGAGGCCATTATAAAAGGGCCTGAATCATCCTCAGTAAAGGCTGCAATAAAAACGCTCAGGGATGCCAATGCATACACTGTCTGCCTGAATGACCCTGAATACCCATCGCTGCTGAAGCAGATTTCAGACCCGCCCGTGCTCCTCTACATAATCGGAGACATAAATTCGGTTGAACCGGCGGCGGCGATTGTAGGCACCAGGGCGCCTTCACATTACGGCAGGGAAATTTCTTTCTCCCTGGCAAGAGACCTCAGCCTGAGAGGAATCTCCGTGGTATCGGGTCTGGCCCGCGGCATAGATACACAGGCACATCTGGGCGCACTTGAAGGCATATCAGGGACGGTTGCGGTTCTGGGCTCGGGGCTTGATAAAATTTATCCGCCTGAAAACAGAAGTCTGGCTGAAAGAATTTCAGCAAGCGGCGCGATAATTACCGAATTCATTCCGGGCACAGAACCCAGGCCGGAAAACTTTCCGAGGAGAAACCGCATTATCTCAGGCCTTTCAAACTGCGTAATAGTTGTAGAGGCAACTCTTAATTCAGGTGCGATGATAACGGCAAGACTCGCTGCGGAACAGGGAAGAACATGCATGGCTGTTCCGGGGGCAGTCACTAACATCCGCTCGAAAGGCCCGCATAGCCTTATCCGGCAGGGGGCTGTCCTGGTTGAAAGCGCCGAGGATATCGTCGCTGAAATAGCGCCTCATTTAAAAGCTATCCTGAAGAACAATGAGAATGAACCGGAAAACCAACTGCTTGAGTTTCTCTCGGCACGTCCGATGAGTATTGATGAAGTTGCATCCGAGCTTAAAGCGGATGTCTCAGATGTATTAAGGGATCTGACCATGCTGGAGCTTGGAGGATTTATTTCCAGGATTGATGGCGGCAGATATTCGATAAGGAGAAAAAATGGCTAG
- a CDS encoding YncE family protein, translating to MKKRNHLQLIVLNLLFCIIALPALAEDNTPLLQLEGADNISATYGVKSILISPDGSRVYSMNLEGMSVYEFDRKTRKLLRKLSFIPTRGKGFDYDKKVTIDSFQEKPVEAAMTHDGRYLWVSLHNAGGVVIWDVTGGETYYPEKPYRTANVYDFTAEEELPHIKEIRLLFIKTGKTPKIIAPSPDGRYVFVSNWHSNNVSVIKTFSDIPGEWEKVKDINTGTIPRGLAVSPDSKTLYIALTGGSGISIVDIEGMKKTGEINAGINPRHVITDGKYLYVTLNSESRLVKIDIKSRTIASQTPTGESPRTAVLSKDGSLIFLVCYFSNTMQAFSTSDLRALGEWESSKHPVGIDIYEDSGITELWTCNYLSGTLKIFDFRTP from the coding sequence ATGAAAAAAAGAAATCATTTACAATTAATTGTTCTGAATCTTCTCTTCTGCATCATTGCCTTACCTGCACTAGCCGAAGATAATACCCCGCTGCTACAGCTTGAAGGTGCTGATAACATCAGTGCAACTTATGGCGTTAAATCCATACTCATAAGCCCGGACGGCTCCAGGGTTTATTCAATGAACCTTGAAGGCATGAGCGTGTACGAGTTTGACCGTAAAACCAGAAAACTCCTGAGGAAACTATCTTTCATACCTACAAGGGGAAAAGGCTTTGATTACGACAAAAAGGTTACTATCGATTCTTTCCAGGAGAAGCCTGTTGAAGCAGCCATGACACATGACGGACGTTATCTCTGGGTGTCACTTCATAATGCGGGTGGTGTTGTCATATGGGATGTTACGGGAGGTGAAACTTACTATCCTGAAAAACCTTACAGGACAGCAAACGTCTATGACTTTACCGCGGAAGAGGAACTTCCCCACATAAAAGAAATCCGGCTTCTATTCATAAAGACAGGCAAAACTCCGAAAATTATTGCACCAAGCCCTGACGGTAGATATGTCTTCGTTTCCAACTGGCATTCGAATAACGTAAGCGTTATAAAAACATTTTCAGATATCCCCGGTGAGTGGGAAAAAGTCAAAGATATAAATACGGGTACCATTCCCAGGGGGCTTGCCGTTTCCCCTGATTCGAAGACGCTTTACATTGCGCTCACAGGCGGCAGTGGTATCAGTATCGTCGATATTGAAGGCATGAAGAAAACAGGTGAAATAAATGCCGGCATTAATCCCAGACATGTAATAACCGACGGGAAATATCTTTATGTCACACTCAATTCCGAATCCAGACTGGTCAAGATAGATATCAAGAGCAGAACAATTGCATCACAAACACCCACAGGCGAATCGCCGAGAACAGCAGTCCTTTCAAAAGACGGCAGTCTTATATTCCTGGTATGCTATTTTTCCAACACCATGCAGGCATTTTCGACATCAGACCTAAGAGCTCTGGGAGAATGGGAATCATCGAAACACCCTGTAGGAATTGATATCTATGAAGACAGCGGTATTACCGAATTATGGACATGCAACTATCTGAGTGGAACGCTCAAGATATTTGACTTTAGAACACCCTGA
- a CDS encoding DMT family transporter, protein MIHKESHNVRNDLMLLVAAAIWGFAFVAQRKGMDYVGPMLYNACRFALGALSLVPLLLINKKQRNQQSALSPVVRERVGIKGILFGGICCGIALFVASGFQQWGVVYTTAGKAGFITGLYVVLVPIINYFWGRKIGKGTWAGALMAVIGLYFLSIKEDLSINLGDMLVLVSAFFWAIHITVIGIFSSRVGPIMLAFLQFAVASILSLLVALPLEHITISGIHGAMWPILYGGFMSAGVAFTIQVIVQEKANPAHAAIIMSLETFFAALGGWMLLGEHLGTRDILGCILMLSGMLVSQLSAIFSSRRA, encoded by the coding sequence TTGATACATAAAGAAAGCCATAATGTGCGTAACGATTTAATGCTGCTCGTTGCTGCGGCAATCTGGGGATTTGCGTTCGTAGCGCAAAGAAAGGGGATGGATTATGTAGGCCCCATGCTTTATAACGCCTGCCGTTTCGCTCTAGGCGCTCTCAGCCTCGTTCCTCTGCTGCTCATAAATAAAAAACAAAGAAATCAACAGTCCGCATTATCACCAGTCGTCAGGGAAAGGGTCGGGATTAAGGGTATATTATTCGGCGGAATCTGCTGCGGGATAGCATTATTCGTGGCATCCGGATTTCAGCAGTGGGGTGTAGTATATACTACGGCAGGCAAAGCTGGATTCATAACAGGCCTTTATGTAGTGCTCGTTCCTATTATAAATTACTTCTGGGGCCGTAAAATCGGCAAAGGAACCTGGGCAGGTGCACTCATGGCCGTTATCGGCCTTTATTTTCTGAGCATTAAAGAGGACTTATCAATCAATCTCGGCGATATGCTGGTGCTTGTAAGCGCCTTTTTCTGGGCAATACATATCACGGTTATAGGAATATTTTCATCGCGGGTCGGCCCAATAATGCTCGCTTTCCTGCAGTTTGCAGTCGCATCCATTCTGAGCCTTCTGGTTGCCCTGCCATTGGAGCATATAACGATATCAGGCATTCACGGAGCAATGTGGCCCATCCTTTATGGCGGCTTCATGTCTGCGGGAGTGGCATTCACTATTCAGGTAATTGTACAGGAAAAGGCGAATCCTGCGCATGCAGCTATAATAATGAGCCTTGAAACATTCTTTGCAGCCCTGGGCGGATGGATGCTTCTGGGTGAACATCTAGGCACAAGAGACATCCTCGGCTGCATCCTTATGCTTTCAGGCATGCTGGTATCACAGCTCAGCGCAATATTTTCTTCGAGGCGGGCATGA
- the dusB gene encoding tRNA dihydrouridine synthase DusB has product MQIYNINFTNRLFLAPLSGYTNYPMRVLCRRYGAELAYTEMLSATGIIRNDRNTRLLLERPATDRPLIAQIFGADPDEMAQASRILESRGFDGIDINMGCPVRKVVLKGAGAALMKTPETAVRIVSEICKAVKIPLSVKMRSGWDSDFLNANELAPKLVDAGASAVIIHPRTRSDMYGNTPSWQMLEKLKAVLDVPVIASGDIKLGEDIMRLESIGADAFMIGRAAIGRPWIFSELSGNLPPGQDEKCSVIIEHLEMLCSYLGQKKATRYMRKFISQYVKGMDGAAAFRQKVCMVDDNAEFTRLVKEFFRS; this is encoded by the coding sequence ATGCAAATTTACAATATTAATTTTACGAACAGGCTGTTCCTTGCACCTCTATCGGGCTACACGAATTATCCCATGCGGGTGTTATGCCGGAGATACGGGGCCGAACTTGCATATACGGAAATGCTCAGCGCAACCGGTATTATAAGGAATGATCGAAACACCAGACTTCTTCTTGAGCGACCTGCAACCGACAGACCGCTTATTGCGCAGATTTTTGGGGCCGACCCTGACGAGATGGCTCAAGCTTCAAGGATACTTGAAAGCAGGGGTTTTGACGGCATCGATATAAACATGGGCTGCCCTGTCAGGAAGGTCGTTTTGAAAGGTGCCGGAGCTGCACTGATGAAAACCCCTGAAACTGCCGTCAGGATTGTCAGTGAAATATGCAAAGCGGTAAAAATTCCTCTCAGCGTAAAGATGCGTTCGGGCTGGGATTCCGACTTTCTGAATGCAAATGAACTTGCACCAAAGCTTGTTGATGCCGGCGCATCTGCTGTTATAATTCATCCGAGGACACGCTCCGACATGTACGGGAACACCCCTTCCTGGCAGATGCTTGAAAAGCTCAAGGCGGTTCTCGATGTGCCGGTGATTGCAAGCGGTGATATAAAGCTGGGCGAAGACATCATGAGGCTTGAATCAATAGGGGCGGATGCCTTCATGATAGGAAGGGCAGCCATAGGCAGGCCCTGGATATTCAGCGAACTTTCTGGTAACTTGCCTCCAGGTCAGGACGAAAAATGCAGTGTGATCATTGAGCACCTTGAAATGCTTTGTTCATATCTCGGGCAGAAGAAGGCCACCCGTTACATGAGGAAGTTTATATCACAATATGTTAAGGGCATGGATGGTGCTGCAGCTTTCAGGCAGAAAGTCTGCATGGTGGATGATAATGCAGAATTTACTCGTCTTGTTAAGGAATTCTTCAGGAGCTGA
- a CDS encoding TIGR01212 family radical SAM protein (This family includes YhcC from E. coli K-12, an uncharacterized radical SAM protein.), with translation MTHIPYKTFSSFLREHFGERVQKITLDAGLTCPHRNADKKGGCIYCNALGSGTGAIAKGLRLREQIETQMAFQTKRYNAKSFIAYFQSYSNTYAPLNELKRIYDSVLPYPHIKGISIGTRPDCIDSEILDLIGSYSDTRMVWVEYGLQSSNDKTLRLINRGHDSLAFSKASIMAHEHGLRVCAHVILGLPGEGIADWLETARFVADLPVTDIKIHLMYVIRDTPLEKMLDAGIYTPLTLEDYAEGVAEFLACLPPDIIIQRITGDPHPDELVAPLWALDKKKVLDEIHKRMNSQGVYQGKNYSGS, from the coding sequence ATGACTCATATACCATATAAAACTTTCAGCTCATTTCTTCGTGAGCACTTTGGAGAGCGCGTACAAAAAATAACGCTGGATGCCGGGTTAACCTGTCCCCACAGGAATGCAGACAAGAAAGGCGGCTGCATATACTGTAACGCCCTCGGATCAGGTACAGGGGCCATTGCCAAAGGGCTCAGACTCAGGGAACAGATTGAAACACAAATGGCATTTCAGACAAAGCGCTACAATGCAAAATCTTTCATTGCCTATTTCCAGTCATACTCAAACACTTATGCGCCTCTTAACGAGCTTAAACGGATTTATGACAGCGTTCTGCCCTATCCCCATATTAAAGGCATCTCCATCGGAACAAGGCCCGATTGTATAGACAGCGAAATCCTTGACCTGATAGGTTCATATTCGGATACAAGGATGGTCTGGGTTGAATATGGCCTGCAGTCTTCAAATGATAAAACTCTCAGGCTTATAAACCGTGGGCATGATTCACTGGCATTTTCAAAAGCATCGATCATGGCTCATGAACATGGACTCAGGGTATGTGCGCATGTGATTTTAGGCCTGCCCGGTGAAGGAATTGCCGACTGGCTGGAAACCGCCCGTTTCGTAGCGGACCTGCCGGTAACAGACATCAAGATCCATCTCATGTACGTCATCAGAGACACACCCCTTGAAAAAATGCTTGATGCAGGAATTTATACACCTTTGACATTAGAGGATTATGCTGAAGGTGTTGCAGAATTCCTAGCATGCCTGCCTCCTGATATTATCATTCAGCGCATAACAGGCGACCCTCACCCGGATGAGCTTGTTGCCCCTTTATGGGCGCTTGATAAGAAAAAGGTTCTTGATGAAATCCATAAGAGAATGAACAGCCAGGGGGTGTATCAGGGCAAGAATTATTCCGGCAGTTGA
- a CDS encoding TetR/AcrR family transcriptional regulator, with protein sequence MDQNLRREKILESAKDVFIRNGIKSSTIGEIAAEAGIGKPILYQYFPGKNEILEELIKKEIENLKSSLTKGINSDDNPLIKMAHMWDNALSFYEKDDFLMYLLRGNELGLPPYMFNQYLLEIESFVVNLIETIFREAIEHDLFVKIDSHVAAYISYKIYQACTYSKTDTIGNITTKQIMQKVLEIMGAGLLNQKLDISQLLIENKITQKL encoded by the coding sequence ATGGATCAGAATTTAAGAAGAGAAAAAATTCTTGAGAGCGCCAAAGATGTTTTCATAAGGAACGGCATAAAATCTTCCACCATAGGTGAAATTGCAGCTGAGGCCGGAATCGGCAAGCCTATTCTTTACCAGTATTTTCCAGGAAAGAATGAGATACTTGAAGAGCTTATCAAGAAAGAGATCGAAAATCTGAAAAGCTCTCTGACAAAAGGAATCAACAGCGACGATAATCCCCTGATCAAAATGGCTCATATGTGGGACAACGCGCTGTCGTTTTATGAGAAAGACGATTTCCTGATGTACCTGCTCAGAGGAAATGAACTGGGTCTTCCTCCGTATATGTTTAATCAATATCTGCTTGAAATTGAAAGTTTTGTTGTTAATCTGATCGAAACCATTTTCAGAGAGGCAATAGAACATGACCTGTTTGTGAAAATCGACAGCCATGTTGCAGCGTATATATCCTATAAGATTTATCAGGCCTGTACCTACAGCAAAACAGATACGATAGGTAATATAACTACCAAACAGATCATGCAGAAGGTTCTTGAGATCATGGGTGCCGGTCTTCTCAATCAGAAGCTTGATATATCCCAGCTGCTTATCGAAAATAAGATCACTCAGAAATTATAA
- a CDS encoding patatin-like phospholipase family protein, with protein sequence MKEYNLALVLGGGGVRCMAHLGVFRALHENGIEPDLIVGSSIGSVLGGVYAYIRDPHYVDIFADKFSKNETLIKLENVLMGSGGNILSKLISKTAYAASVFHACRRHGFLSEELVRKAFRNILGKGILNSHKFLLEDTAIPFAALTTDYASAEAVAVTKGELPTFLYASSAFPGICKPVLHGNRVLMDGGIISVLPVMAAHLLGAKKIIAVDTEAVVTRSELKNSIQSINTATDIRGHRLNLIEKNLADITISPAIKNYRFFEFSKWELCRKAGYDSTMECINSIKSVAGSSESMKSYQRTSYESYYPFAVI encoded by the coding sequence ATGAAAGAATACAACCTTGCACTGGTACTCGGAGGCGGCGGAGTCAGATGTATGGCCCATCTCGGCGTCTTCAGGGCGCTTCACGAAAATGGCATAGAGCCCGACCTTATCGTCGGAAGCTCAATAGGGAGTGTTCTGGGCGGAGTTTATGCATATATCCGCGATCCGCATTATGTGGACATCTTTGCGGACAAGTTCTCAAAAAATGAGACGCTTATAAAGCTCGAAAACGTGCTCATGGGCTCTGGCGGCAACATTCTTTCAAAACTGATATCGAAAACAGCCTATGCGGCAAGTGTATTCCATGCATGCCGCAGACACGGTTTCCTCTCTGAAGAACTCGTAAGGAAAGCCTTCAGAAATATTCTTGGCAAAGGTATTTTAAACTCACATAAATTTCTTCTTGAAGATACCGCAATCCCGTTTGCGGCTCTGACGACCGATTATGCTTCGGCAGAAGCAGTTGCTGTGACAAAGGGCGAATTGCCCACATTCCTTTATGCTTCATCGGCCTTCCCTGGAATATGCAAGCCTGTTCTTCATGGCAACAGGGTTCTGATGGACGGCGGCATCATCAGTGTGCTCCCGGTCATGGCTGCGCATCTGCTGGGCGCAAAAAAGATCATTGCTGTAGATACGGAAGCCGTCGTTACAAGAAGCGAGCTCAAGAATTCCATCCAGTCCATAAACACGGCAACGGATATACGGGGACACAGGCTTAATCTGATCGAGAAAAACCTTGCAGACATAACCATCTCACCGGCGATCAAAAATTACAGGTTCTTTGAGTTCAGCAAGTGGGAGCTGTGCAGAAAGGCAGGCTACGACTCGACAATGGAATGCATCAACAGTATCAAATCGGTTGCAGGTTCTTCTGAAAGTATGAAATCTTATCAGCGCACCAGCTATGAGTCTTATTATCCCTTTGCGGTAATATGA
- a CDS encoding radical SAM protein, which yields MNIKKITREFIQQSAINLSSKFVTSFVRISPEKNFDRVMKSIAILARSFSNPKPFNGFMDWLKNNPGTRQWFINLMLKDKGQASNVIKILFGNCSLKWIEKSKELQTKHGFTSPYSILISPTMACNLKCKGCYANGYGMKEDMSVETVDSIITQGKELGTYFYTILGGEPFVRFDIIEKMAEKHSDCIFQVFTNGTLIKEETADRIAELKNIIVVFSVNGNKEEIDYMRGKGVYEKVITSIERLHKRNLIMGMSLVLTSRNYDLMTSTDFYNEWEKRGIMFAWNFLFMPVSKNADLSLMPTPEQRVTYGEFIKEYREQHPLFIMDFWADAPAVHGCAAGGRRYLHINNKGDVEPCIFAHFSTHNIYKHTLLEALKSPFFTAIRQHQPHTDNLLRPCMIIDNPEVIRTICRKHNAKPTDEGARDLLENPHVINHINEYAKNVAPVVDKVWNEKYSGNINDILNRCVSYPEGLDRISYRLDRISYMERIIEISNHDQTNAARVLEEVSDAHEKYGSNPDIHTKIDSTREIDQENFVVSQTAC from the coding sequence ATGAATATTAAAAAAATAACCAGGGAATTCATTCAGCAGTCTGCAATCAATTTGTCATCAAAATTCGTCACATCATTTGTCAGGATTTCTCCTGAAAAGAATTTTGACAGGGTAATGAAATCCATAGCGATTCTTGCAAGGTCCTTCTCAAATCCGAAACCATTCAACGGCTTCATGGACTGGCTCAAAAACAATCCCGGCACCAGACAATGGTTCATCAACCTAATGCTCAAGGATAAAGGCCAGGCATCAAATGTTATAAAAATACTCTTCGGCAATTGCTCCCTCAAATGGATTGAAAAGAGCAAGGAACTGCAGACAAAGCATGGATTCACCTCCCCCTACAGTATCCTCATAAGCCCTACCATGGCCTGCAATCTTAAATGCAAGGGCTGCTACGCCAACGGTTACGGGATGAAAGAAGACATGTCGGTTGAAACCGTCGACAGCATAATTACACAAGGCAAGGAACTTGGAACATATTTCTATACAATACTGGGCGGAGAGCCGTTTGTACGTTTCGACATCATTGAGAAAATGGCTGAAAAGCATAGCGATTGCATATTCCAGGTATTTACAAACGGAACATTGATCAAGGAAGAAACCGCCGACAGGATTGCCGAACTCAAGAACATCATTGTTGTCTTCAGCGTCAATGGAAATAAGGAAGAAATCGATTACATGCGGGGCAAAGGTGTTTATGAGAAAGTCATCACATCGATCGAGAGGCTCCACAAACGCAACCTCATCATGGGCATGTCACTGGTTCTCACCTCGCGCAATTACGATCTTATGACAAGTACAGATTTCTATAACGAATGGGAAAAGCGCGGTATCATGTTTGCCTGGAATTTCCTTTTTATGCCGGTTTCCAAAAATGCAGACTTGTCGCTTATGCCTACGCCGGAACAGCGCGTAACATACGGAGAGTTCATCAAAGAATACAGGGAACAGCATCCTCTTTTCATAATGGATTTCTGGGCCGATGCACCCGCAGTTCATGGGTGCGCCGCAGGGGGCAGACGTTATCTTCATATCAATAACAAGGGTGATGTGGAACCCTGCATATTCGCTCACTTTTCAACTCATAACATATATAAACATACGCTTCTCGAAGCGCTGAAATCGCCCTTTTTTACGGCTATCAGACAGCATCAGCCTCATACGGACAATCTTTTGAGACCATGTATGATAATTGACAACCCGGAGGTCATCAGAACCATTTGCAGGAAGCATAATGCAAAACCTACCGATGAAGGGGCAAGGGATCTTTTAGAAAATCCCCATGTTATAAATCATATCAATGAATATGCCAAGAATGTGGCACCAGTTGTAGACAAGGTCTGGAATGAAAAGTATTCGGGCAATATCAATGATATACTTAACCGTTGTGTTTCATACCCCGAAGGTCTCGACCGGATTTCCTACAGACTCGACAGAATTTCCTACATGGAACGAATCATTGAAATTTCGAATCATGACCAGACAAATGCAGCGAGGGTGCTCGAAGAGGTAAGCGATGCACACGAAAAATACGGCAGCAACCCTGATATCCATACAAAGATTGATTCAACCAGGGAAATTGATCAGGAAAATTTCGTTGTAAGCCAAACAGCCTGTTGA
- a CDS encoding phosphatidylserine/phosphatidylglycerophosphate/cardiolipin synthase family protein: MEIPSNISPNVYVVPFEIILENQRKIHDAATIRIIGKKKDTSPNILTDKNRKILEQYYTSPVTSGNRVEVLYDGPDSFMKFKEVLESAQHSIHLQTFLLENKGKSAELYNILKDKARNGVDVKILLTRYSQLGKSPAVYLDLKMNGIDVIMIGDISLPREKVIDFNPWHKLMQDQFLMLRKLPAEMPFMKSIMKDTAKEMVIEYALHEKMIVVDGKKAITGGRNISDNYFFWWKDIDLYLEGPAVSAIDEEFRSNWEEFGGGMLNEYPSSIPAVIENGFPVGIADSKPWKGNFTTVDMLCSAIGMAKESIFITTQYMALPEKISIALKQAALRGIDVRILTNSYETGQEVAFSLCHYISLNYYRDLLSSGIRIYEYQSPKDAKQKPYLHAKMFVIDGLWASIGSFNLSIRSAFIESEIQINIPDASFAEARKDYFIQLLAANSREISFDDFAEEEEKFGPLMNAAKLVELLY, encoded by the coding sequence ATGGAAATACCATCAAATATAAGCCCGAATGTTTACGTCGTTCCGTTCGAAATAATTCTGGAAAACCAGAGGAAAATACATGACGCAGCAACCATAAGAATAATCGGAAAAAAAAAGGATACATCCCCGAATATCCTGACTGACAAAAACAGAAAAATTCTTGAACAATATTATACCTCGCCGGTAACATCAGGAAATCGTGTTGAAGTCCTTTATGACGGCCCCGATTCCTTTATGAAGTTCAAGGAAGTTCTTGAGTCCGCACAGCATTCTATTCACCTGCAGACATTCCTGCTTGAGAATAAAGGAAAAAGTGCCGAGCTTTACAATATTCTCAAGGATAAGGCCAGAAACGGAGTTGATGTAAAGATCCTATTAACAAGATATTCCCAGCTTGGTAAATCACCCGCCGTCTACCTCGATCTTAAAATGAACGGAATTGATGTCATAATGATCGGTGATATAAGCCTTCCACGGGAAAAAGTCATAGATTTCAATCCATGGCACAAGCTTATGCAGGATCAGTTTTTGATGCTGAGAAAACTGCCTGCAGAAATGCCCTTTATGAAATCAATCATGAAAGATACTGCAAAAGAAATGGTCATTGAATATGCCCTGCATGAAAAAATGATTGTCGTCGATGGAAAAAAGGCCATTACCGGAGGAAGAAATATTTCCGACAACTATTTTTTCTGGTGGAAAGACATTGACCTTTATCTTGAAGGACCTGCCGTCAGTGCGATTGATGAAGAATTCAGGTCGAACTGGGAAGAGTTCGGAGGCGGCATGTTAAATGAATATCCATCTTCAATACCGGCCGTCATTGAAAATGGTTTTCCTGTAGGCATTGCCGATTCAAAACCATGGAAAGGCAACTTTACCACAGTTGATATGCTGTGCAGCGCAATCGGCATGGCAAAAGAAAGCATATTCATAACCACTCAATATATGGCCCTGCCGGAAAAGATTTCCATTGCACTCAAACAGGCAGCCCTTAGGGGTATCGACGTGCGCATACTTACCAATTCCTATGAGACCGGCCAGGAGGTGGCGTTCTCTCTCTGTCATTATATTTCACTTAATTATTACAGGGATCTGCTTTCATCAGGCATCAGAATATATGAATACCAGTCCCCCAAAGATGCAAAACAAAAACCATATTTACATGCAAAAATGTTCGTTATTGACGGCTTATGGGCAAGTATAGGGTCATTCAATCTCTCAATCAGAAGCGCATTTATTGAAAGTGAAATTCAGATCAATATACCTGATGCCTCTTTTGCTGAAGCAAGAAAGGACTATTTCATTCAGTTGCTTGCGGCAAACTCACGTGAAATAAGCTTTGACGATTTTGCTGAAGAAGAAGAAAAGTTCGGTCCCCTTATGAATGCAGCCAAACTCGTTGAGCTGCTATACTGA
- a CDS encoding selenium metabolism-associated LysR family transcriptional regulator, with protein MNFSQFQHITMQQLEVLVNLIDENSFSRAGERMGLTQPSISKHIKNLEVFIDAPIIDRKQNCITLTAEGKVLYDYARKILKLRDEARFKIESSSDKGQNHIFIGASSIPATYILPNLIGKYTKNNPACVIHIHSGDSRDVIEMIHDGRVEIGFIGKPVNDRKISAEPVWNDSLMLVVGKDHPFAGYDSLSASELDKISFIGREEGSGTRSIIEKVLNTAATGIKLNVICEMGSSEAVKEAVMAGLGAAVISVHAVKREIASGAIKAIPIKGLNIVRTFFMIYRKDFRPLSRHREFMEFVHNIHSLG; from the coding sequence ATGAACTTCAGCCAATTTCAGCACATTACGATGCAGCAGCTAGAAGTGCTTGTAAATCTGATAGATGAAAACAGTTTTTCTCGTGCAGGCGAAAGGATGGGCCTCACCCAGCCCTCCATCAGCAAACATATCAAGAACCTGGAAGTATTCATAGATGCGCCGATTATCGACAGGAAACAGAACTGCATTACTCTAACAGCAGAAGGCAAGGTCCTTTATGACTATGCAAGAAAAATACTGAAGTTGAGGGACGAGGCCAGATTCAAGATCGAAAGTTCAAGCGATAAAGGCCAGAATCATATATTCATAGGGGCAAGTTCCATCCCTGCAACCTATATCCTTCCAAACCTTATCGGCAAATACACGAAAAACAATCCTGCATGCGTAATACATATACATTCCGGCGACAGCAGGGATGTAATAGAAATGATACATGACGGGCGTGTTGAGATAGGCTTTATCGGCAAGCCCGTAAACGACAGGAAGATATCGGCGGAACCCGTATGGAATGATTCGCTTATGCTTGTGGTAGGAAAAGATCATCCCTTCGCAGGATATGATTCATTATCGGCAAGCGAGCTTGATAAAATTTCTTTTATCGGAAGAGAGGAAGGCTCAGGCACACGCTCAATAATCGAGAAAGTCTTAAATACAGCCGCTACTGGAATAAAACTTAATGTCATCTGTGAAATGGGTTCATCCGAAGCCGTAAAGGAGGCGGTCATGGCGGGCCTTGGAGCAGCTGTAATATCTGTTCACGCAGTAAAGAGAGAGATTGCTTCAGGTGCAATCAAGGCCATTCCCATCAAAGGACTGAACATCGTCCGCACTTTTTTCATGATTTACAGAAAGGATTTCAGACCTCTCAGCAGACACCGGGAATTTATGGAGTTTGTGCATAATATACATTCCTTAGGATAA